The Molothrus aeneus isolate 106 chromosome 9, BPBGC_Maene_1.0, whole genome shotgun sequence region GATTCCTCTTCCTCCACTGCCTTGGGCTTGGCTTTGTACTAGAGCTGGTTTTAGGAGATGAGGGATGCAGATCTGAGGCTCCCAGTCCCAGCTGGAGGCTAAGCCAGGGAGGaataaggcaggagagggggcCCAGGGGGCTGCCTGCCCTCGCCCgctccaggggatggagcagagagctggggagcAACAGAAAAACAAGCCTGGCTTGGTGTTCCTACTCCAGCAGTCATCCAGGGAGCAAGGAGTGCTCCATCTCAGGGGGAGCTCATGCAGCCTTTCCTCATCCTTACACTGCAGCAGGAACCTTCCGAGTGGtgccttttctcctcctcctgcccattTTCTCCTGCACAAAGGGAAAAATCCAAAAGGCTGTTGCTGGCGCTGGgggctgtgcacagagctgggagggggatGTTTTCCCTCCAaagagagcagggagggggaactttggggctcagcctggctcccaTCCATATTCAGctgcctggggtttttttattaacacAATTGCCTCTTATGTTCATcgtcattaatttttttttttaaagctcattttTGCACACAGACCCgcttgttttttttgtttgtttattggcttttttccccctttctcttGTCTCTCTGGTGTCCTGCACGTTACGGTAGACTGACCCTTGGTTATCGTTGCAGAACTACGGCAGCGGCATGAGACCTCCACCCAACTCCCTAGGTCCTGGCATGCCTGGAATTAACATGTAAGGCAATCCCCACACTGGGAGGTTTCACCGTGGGCTCGGGACTGTCTGCAGAAAAAcacaagatttatttttaccCCTGTTCAATTTTGTCCCCAGGGGGCCAGGCGCTGGTAGACCGTGGCCGAACCCCAGCAGTGCTAACTCAGTGAGTATCTTGGGTTGGTTGGGAAATGTCATGGAAATGGGATCATTCCCCATTAGCTGAGCCCTGCTAATGAGAGGGGGTTCCCCAGCCTCTTGCTTAGGCTGCTGGGACTCCCATcctggccaggctgagggggcacagggggtctTAGCCGTGCCCTGATGGGATGCACCCGTGGCTGAACCTGTCCCTCTTGTCCCTACAGATCCCATACTCTTCTTCATCGCCTGGTACATACGTGGTGagtcctcctgcccctgctgtctGTCCTTTCATCAGGAGTTCACGTGGTTTGAGGGGGCAGTCAGTGCCgtgggaggtggcactgggctgggtttgggggttgGAAGTTGCtgttgggctggttttgggggaggTGTTTGAAAACATGGAAAGGTGGGCAGTGCTCATGTTTGCACATCTGACACCAGCTCTGTTTCCACAGGGTCCGCCCGGCGGCGGTGGCCCTCCAGGGACACCCATCATGCCCAGTCCTGCAGGTACGAGCCCTCTGAGACCCCTCTCTCTCCAgggccatccctgccctgttgGTAATGACCAATTTTTATGGCTTTTGGCTTTCTGGGAAGTGAGTAGGATGGGCTTCTTGACTTTGGGATTGCATTGGGGGATGTTCCTACATCCCCCTGTGGATTTGGATgctggggggctcaggaagGTGAGGAATTATCCCCCTACCCTTCCCAGCCAGGAGTTGAATTATTTTTCACAGTTGAATTTCTTTGATTAAAAACTTTGTGGATCTTCATTAAATACAAATTAACCAGAAAATGGTGGTAGTTAGAGGGAATTTTGGGTgataaaatacaaaagaatgAGTTCAAGTGGCATGAGtttgttttaattaagaaatgaatTAATCACCCGACTTACTGGGCTTCACTGTTCCACAGATTCAACAAATTCAAGTGACAACATCTACACAATGATTAATCCAGTACCGCCCGCAGGCAGTCGATCAAATGTAAGTCTGCTTTCTAATAATTTACATATCAGATACCATAACAAATCATAATTAACTTCATCAGTTGAGAGTAAAGCAGTTTAATTGATTTCAGCCATTTgttacaaaacagaaataaaacaaaccatcAAAAAGCGATTAACTCTTGGGCgactttgttaattttttatgCTTATTAAGAGAGCAGCAGTCCTGCTGCTCCGGCCAAGGTGCTGGGTTTTGTGGGATATGGGCAACCTTAAATCCTGTGGAATTCTGGTTggagtgctgtgctgcagctctagGTTGGCCATCCAGCCAAATTTTATGGGTGAACCCAGAGGACCATGAGCCCCGCAGCCTCAGGGAGTGATAGAGCCCCAGGTTGTGCCAAGGAatgtttagattggatattcaGAAACTTTTTGTCATCAAAGGGGTTGCCAGGCATTGGAaagtgctgcccagggcagtggtggagtcactgtccctatAAGTGTCCAAGAAATGTGTGGATCTGGCACTTAAGGGTGTGGTTTAGTGGGTGCTGAGTTGActgttggacttggtgatctcaAAGGACTTTTGCAGCCTCAACAATTCAGTGATTCTGCCATACCTccctccttgccctgctccagagggatggctggggcagggacagtcCCCAGGAGCCACCGTGGCAGCTGCTTGGGGTTGTTCTGTGGCTGATTTTGGGTTTGTCACCTTTTTCTTGCGCAGTTCCCAATGGGCCCCGGCTCTGACGGCCCCATGGGCGGCATGGGCGGGATGGAGCCCCATCACATGAACGGATCATTAGGTGAGCCTTGATGTCCTCCATCCCCTGGGGGACACTGGCAGAGCATCCCAGTGCCTGTTCCCATCCTGGAGTCAGCCCCCACTTGGCACCAGTGCTCAAAGCAGAACCTTTGGGGGGAAGTCAgcggggctctggggggcacAGGGCCATGGCTGCAGGCCCAGTAAGgctcttctcctttctctcccctctctgcagGGTCAGGAGACATAGATGGACTTCCCAAAGTAAGTGGGGTTGGTTGCAGGGCGGGTGTGTGGGATCTGCCCTTCCCTCAGCACTGGGGTGCTGCTGTGACCCTGatggatggggacacagggaatgtgactgggatgggcagggctgtgtcctgcccctGTGGCATTtcaggggggctgtggggacccGCTCACCACCTCCCCTCCATCTCCCACAGAATTCTCCAAACAACATAAGTGGCATTAGCAATCCCCCGGGCACTCCAAGAGACGACGGGGAGCTGGGAGGCAACTTTCTCCATTCCTTCCAAAATGACAATGTGAGTGAGTGCctgcctggggatggagggacagtccccaaggtgtcccagcactgggatgggtgGGCTTGGCACAGTGGGGGCCTTTTGGACTTGGGTTGTGccatgtgggagctgctgcaggagagaagAGTGGGCAGGAGGAGATGAGGCAGTGGGAGCTTGGGGTCTGTGGTGGGATGGGGTGCACAGGTGGAGAGGGGCTGGTGcagaggtggctgtgctggcctgGCCAACTGGAGGCTCCATGGGTGGCTGCAGACATCCCTCCTGTTCTTCCTCTATTAGCAGCATATACACATGTGCATGTTAATTATTTGTTTCAAATTGCATCTCGCCCCATACCGTTCTGCTGATTTTCTTCCCGGAAAAGCAAGTTACAAGCGCAGATTAGGCCCTGATAAATTGGAGTCTCCAGCATATCCTCTCTTCCTGGTTTATTAGATCCAATTAGGTTGCTGTGTAGTTGTGATCAGCCTCTTTTGCATCCCTCCCTTCGATGTCTGGGGCTGTGACCCGCCTGGTTTCTCACCGTGGCTCTGTCTCTCTTGCAGTATTCCCCCAGCATGACGATGAGTGTGTGatttccctccccctcctcctctccaggatCAAGAGAGTCAGCTGCCGTTCGGAGGATCTCAACGAATTatgcaagaagaagaagaagaagaagctaGGTGTATGGGCAGGGACACGCGTGGTGGGGGCCAAAACCCCAGGTTTAGTTTCATGCAATAAAAAGGCTGAACTTTTTATTCCATAAAACATGAAGgacaaaacttaaaatatttcaagacaTGACAAGACCCTTCTTTGTGCAGAAGGGTTTATATATGTACATGACACTTCTTTTTGGAAACAAACGGAAGCCTCTAGCACCCAACTCCGATCTCTTTGCtttgttcttttaaataaagacagaaaCCGAACCTGTTGTATGTTTGTGCCGTGCGACACCAGGAAGCTAGTCTAGATATGAAATCATGTTGTCTCTGTTGTagtcatttttttaaataaactggaCAGTTTACAATGGTGGTTTTCGTTCAGAAGgcctgttgtttttttttttctttttttttttttctttggttttggggttttttttcccatgtattttttggggttgtttttggttttgtttttttttttttggttcgtTTGCAGCACAACGCTTCCTCCTCCAGTTAACAAGATCTGCTTTGGGGAAGAGACTCCAGCACCTCGTTATAAACTTGTTAATATAACAGGTGACCCCTTCCAGGATCACATCCTCCAATGAATCGTGATCTTGCTCTCTGTGACTGTGGCATGCACTGTGTTAgtctttccccctcctctgaGTACAAGAAGAAATCTCTtgtccctcccttccccagaaTCCTTCAGCTGGTTCACtgcaaaaatagattttttttaataactttttttttaatccaccagaaaaaaaaaaaaaaaaagaaaaaaaaaaagggttaatCTGACCTGGGACTTTGAAACTGTGATCTCCAGCTAACTTTGGGATTTTCTGggggttttatttgctttgggGGTATTTTGCGGggggatttcttttctttagagaTGTGCTCTTGTCAGGATTTCACTTATCTATGATTTGGAACTGGATGGAGATATTTTTTAAGGATTTCTTGTTGTTAAAATGTAACCTTGCTATTCTGTAGGCTCGCTCtgtaacaagaaaataaaaattaatggcAAGCATCGAAGGCCCTTCCTTCTGGTGGGAGAGGAAGGGACGAGCCAAGGCGGCGGGTTGGGATCTCTGTACATGACACTACCCTGTAGTTTGGTCTTGGTTTTTCTCCAGCTCCCATTTCTGCTCCATGTATATCATATTCTGTAAAATATTCTCTCCCTTGGATTTGACCTTTGTGCGGATTATTGAAAGCATTGTATcttgtttcagtgttttttctTACCTTGTAGTCTGGTTCGAAAATTAccgagagggaaaaaaaaaataattattatacaTTGTAGTTTGTGTACGATATTTGTTGATAATGTTTTATTAAAGGGATGTCTTTTTTCCGCACCCCTTCATTGAAATGTTTTTGGGGGACATTTGGcttgtttttattattctgaCTGCAAGACATGAGAtgacaaaacaattttttttttagtgtgtaATACGAataataattctttttaatgtttGCCTTCTTTTTCCTAGGCATTTTCATTCTGCTTTACCTGTAGAAAgtcaggagggagggaggggcggGTGGGATGGGGGGTCTGAGGGTGTCAGTCTCATAGTTACAGTCAGGTTAATATTTTCCAATTAATGCAGATTTGTTGCATTGCATACCCAGGGGCTCCCCAAGGGGTCaaatttttaccttttccacTTTACATCTTGTTCAGGTGTGGgggggtttttcctttcttttttttttttaattttaatttttttgttctgatGTGAGGAAATGAAAGGACCggttttaatgtattttaaaatgaatagcTAAATTATTGTCTTCATTGGTATGGGATGGTTTTTTGAATGAAACGgttccccctccttctcccccctccccctgctGTAATAAATATCAACATAAACATTTGATTTCGGTGCTCTGCAGTTTGTTCCTGGTGTTTGCTGCCAGACCCAGGGTGGGAgttgggtatttttttccagctttcagCAAGGGCCAAGCCCcagatttggggtgcaggagcagaggtgatGCAGAGCTGAGGTGGCTTTTTAGGAGGACTGGCTGAGCCTGGGAATTCAAAATCCCAAAAGGATTCAGGACCATTCAGGATGCAGTTCAGGACCTGGGTGAGGTTTAGTGATGCCTCTTTGTTTCTTGGaattggttgggtttttttaagtatttctgaaaatttagCCTAGAGATGGTGTTTTCTGCACCGGGCTGAGGATGTTCTGGCTGGATGCTTGCCCTCCCCACACCCAGCCCatcaggctgcaggcagagagggcTGCTTTAGGGGCTGAAAAGGGGATTTTGGTACACTGCTCCCCAGGCTTTGCTCGTTAGAGGCTGGGGGAGTTGGGATACCAGCGTGGTGGTGATGGAGGCTggtctgccctgcagcagctccctgggccaggagctgggcgcTGCCACTTCCCTTTGCCAgagtcctgccctgctgggaggtAAGAAAGGGAGGGGAATACACGAGTGTTGTTCTCAAATACACAAATACTGAGCTTGCTGTGGGGTCAGTGACCCCTCCTTGGGCAAGAGCCGTGGTGCTGGGTGGGTGCACACACCCTCCCAGGAacaaacagctccaggagctACTGGGGATGGAGAAACCCAGGCAACCCAACCTGGTTCCCCAATGGGCAGCATCAGAGGCTGGGGGAAAGATTGGGAAGTTTTAGGTCTTTGGTCCAGGCAATCACATCCCCCTGTGCTTTGCAGAAAGCAGAGTGTGAGCATTGTCCATCACTTGGTTTCATGACCCCTGAGGGGCTGAGGCTGATGAGAgccctcccagagccctggggccATCCCTGCCCACCCAGGCCCTGCttggctgcccagagcagcaggctcctgcactgctgcctgttGTGTTTTTATTGTGGGGCATAGAAAAGTCCTTCCTGATGGTTCTTAAGGGTTACAGGCTGGTATTATTAAATATCACCATGAAACTGCCAAGTTCCCTCCTCGAAATGTCTCCTGAGCCCAGCCTCAGGGATAATTGTCTCCCCCATTAgttttcattaaattaaatgCAGGAGGAGGATCAGAACAACCAGgggctccaggctgagcacggTGTGTACTTGTTGGCACGATGTGTGCAGCCTGTGGAGCTGGATTTTGCAGTGGGAGCGGTTCAGGGGAAGGGAGTGTGGAGTGGTGGAGAGCTCTCCTGTGGGCAGCCaggctcctctgcctcctcagcTCGGGCTCCTGCCACCTCATTCTTGCACGTTCTGCTTCCCTGGCTGCCATTCATGAAAAGTTAATGCCTGGCCCTGGTCCGTGCTGAGGTAATGCCATTCGTCTGCTGAGAGCCTTTATAAGTTATTGATGTCAACCCAGATGTGCTCCTGTGACCCATTGTTGGGCTCCCCAGCCCACCTGCCTCAGCTGGGCCGATTCCAGCAGGCCACACTGGAGGAACTGGGAGAGCTGAGCCATGCAGTGTGCTTGGGAAGTGCAGCAGGACACCGGGCATAGGTGGTAGGGGCTGCCTGGTTCAAGGACCACAAGGGGCCAACCTGAGCATCTGTGCCAGGTGCCAAGCTGGGAGCTCCACTTGCCCACAGCTTGAGCTCCCCTCCAGGCCCTCAGAGGAGCATTCCCTGCACAAGGATCAGCTGCTCCTTCCAACAACACTCCAGTACCACTTCCCCCCAGCCTCAGGTGAGAGTGGCTGTGCCTTAGCAAAGCAGGGACATGGCCTCACACCCTTGTGTATGCTCCCCTCACCTGCAGTGCCTTCCTGGTGCCTCACACAACCCCTGAAGCCTTGTTTTCCTGCTGACCATCCCATGTCTCCCTGCTTCCGCTGTTTTTCAAAACTGCCTTTGCTCTGCCTTCGTCCATCCCTCCCCGTGTTTGTGCTTTGTCTCAGCTCAGCTTGGACACAGCAGGGTTCCAGCTTCCCTCAGTCTCTCCCCTTCAACTGCCTGCCCTGACAGAGATGTCTTTGTTGAGAGGTAAAAGCAACTGAAGGGACTCTGCCTCTTCCAGACAGACCATCCCCACAAATTCCCACATCTACAAGAAGCACATGAGGTGTTTCACCTCCACACAACCCCTCTccaccacagctgctcttccagcagGCTTCCTCGGGGAAATTCTCTCCTCAGGAATGCTAACAGGCAGCTGGCTGCCCTACAGGGCTTCCTCCCTAGGACGGGTAATGACCCGAAGCTGGAAGAGCGAGGGGATGTCAGGCAGGGTCCgtgtgacacagcagggagCCAGCAGCCCGAGAAAGAAACACCCACTGCGTGTGACAGGctccacagagcacagctctggtaAAATGTATTCCCAAACACCTGACTGCAAATCACAGACCTGAACAGATTTACTCCGATGGGCTGAATTAGGCatccctggagcaggcaggattAAGATGATGCAGAGCATTGCAACGCTTTATGagtttttattctctttcaaGCACTTCTGCTAACTATGGAGGGATTTGTTAATTTAGCCTGCAGCCACTGCATCCCAATTTACGGGGTGCAATTGTTGACCTCAAATGTGACTGGTGAATGTTCCCAAAgcctgcagagaggagctgcctgaTGGACTGGGGCTGGAACACACAACTGGGGTGCTCATCCAGATGGCCGGGGATCACAAAGCACAGACCAGCCTCTGACACAAGGCACTGAAGTGAGATGAATTTCTTGGAAATGTGCTCTTCCACACCTTAAAATAGCGCAGGCTGTCCTCTCCCTTCCCATGTGCTGGAGGGTACCAGAACTGCAAAACATTCTACATTTGGCTGCAGCTAATTTAGCTTTCATTTTACAAAACCCACACTAATCCCCCCATGTTAAAAAGAATATGCTTCCTGCTCAGTTAACTCTGTGtggcaggaagaaattcttcctttgtATTTTTAGCAGCAAATACCAGCTACAGGCACCAAAGTTTCCCGCTACATTCTACACCACTTTCCCCAAATGCACAGGTCTCTTCATCCAGGATTGGGGGATAAAAGGACTGTGGTTCTACAGATCCAACAAAGCAATCCCTCCGATTAAGTGCTTTGGGAACTAAGCACAGGGCAGCACGACGCATCCCACGGCAGCCAGGAGTAAAACAAAGTCAAAGCCAGGCAGAATGAAAAAGCCTCGTGGCTCAGGCTTTCCCCTTGAAGCTTTGTAAGTCTCTTCTGCATTCAGAGGGACTCAAAGCAACCTCGGGAATAGGTTTGAGTCTGGCTCTGTGCAGAAGCACactgagagcagagcctgcGCACAGGAATAATGACTGGCTTATGTTCTTCCCAGGCAATGGAGGAAGAGTGCAGGAGGATGCATCTGACGACTTCTCTAACCCACATCCAGAGGGGTGAGCCCCTAAAATGAAAGAGTTTCTTCATGCActatttagtttaaaaaaagaaattttactttctgtaacaatataatttattttttaaagtaaattaatcCACCTTTCTTTAATTATACGACGGTTCTGgcaaagagaagcagcaggtACAGTTGGTGAAGTATTTTCATTTGAGCTGAATTTCACACAGTTCCATGCAGATACAGTGCCAGAAACTTCTTGAATGTGTCTGGCTGAAAGCCAGAAATTCCAGCGGGCTTCTGCAGAGAGAAAGACACGGATGCTCAGTTTGCAGTGAAGTGATTAATGTAGACAAACAACGTCTTTAAACATGCTTGAATAAGACTTTCAGGCATGGCAGCTTCCAAATTGTGCTCTCCCTccccagaagggtttgggtgggGGTACTTCCACTGGTGTCAATCTCAGAGGGCAGAACCCCTTTGCCTGTGAGTGAGATGCCCTCCCAGTATAACCAGTACTGGCAGCCCCGTGCTCTATTTACTCCCCAGAGAGGCTGATGGCTGCTTGTGAGAGTTCCCTTCCTCAGAGCTGGCTTTGAACAAGCACATTATGGGATGGTGGATTTCAGCTGGGGGTATCTGTATGTAGGAGTTCACGTTAAGCTTGGCATGTCACACATCAGCACTACAAACACTCAGGAACTGGTCTCCTGAGAAACACCTGCCAAGGTAAAAATGAGGCCAATGTCCCCTGTGGGTCACCCCAGCTACTTTAAaacttcctgcagctctgtgccagctcccagaaCCCCAGCTGTGGTGAAAGGGCAGCATTTCCACCAACATTTCCCAAGTTCTCCTTACCGTAACAACTCCCTTCTTGATTTCTGGGACACACTGGGCTCTCTCATACAGGTTCTGATCAGAGTCAATCCAGACTAGGTTTTTTACACCATCATTAGAGACAAGGTCTGTTGTATTTAACTGGAACACCATGAACTGGAAGAGCTGTCCATCTGTGCCAATGCTTTGCACCACTATTGGCTGCTCCAAAACCTTGGGATCATTCTAGGAAAAGAAGGGGCATGTGGGGGAGAATGTTTCAAAAGCTAGTTACAACAGAAATTGTAGGAGTACTTGCTGATTCTGCATCTTTGGGTTGGTTTAAAGCCaagattttaataaatatattgtTACCTTGCCCAGAAAATTACTCTAGTCAAACAAGTTTTGAATGTAGATTTTGTAGTTTAATTAAAATTCCTCCTTCAGCCAACAACGAACTGTCAATTTACATACTGAGCTGTGGGATGGGTTAGAGTTTTACAGCTGAACCTATTCCCTGGTTCCTGCCCATACCACCCCAGTGCATCACAAACATTGCTCATCAGTGGATTTCTGAAGGTTGGGTTTTCACCTCTGGACTGGGAAGCTTGGATGTGAAAATTACACAAGGGGGTGTAAAAAATTACACAAGTAAGGGGCTTTGAGGcctccctgcaggggctgcagcagcagaggaagaagagaggcCCAGCAGGAGGCTCCCATACGTACCCCGTGGAGCGCCTTGGCCTTGGCCAGCGCGTTGCCAAAAGCAAACATCAGCATTTTAGCACGGAGCTGTTCTGGTCTGAACCTGTCAGTGCGAACGTTGGCAGACTCCAGGAAGAACAGGGTGTGAAGGTGAGAGTAGGGATAACCATCTCTGAAACCTAAAGGGCACATACTCATGTCAGAAACCGCTCAGGAAGACGCGAGGCAGCCAAGGTTTTCTCCCATTATCTTCAGGAACTGCTCAAGTCGTTTGCTGGGGTTTGAGTTCTTGCCCTCAGTCCTGCTTAGGCAACAATATACTCACCCACCACAGGTCTGGAGAActtgcactgcaaacctgttcCCTCATTCCCACACACTCCCTACTCTCAGCTGCCCCAAAAGGACAAGGAGCCCCAAGTTAACCCCAACACAGATAATTATGATCAGCACTGACCTGTATCATTGAGCTCTTTGTACACATTCACCTCCTGAAGGTCGATTGTAGGTGCAATGGGATAGAAGGTCTCCAGAACATGCTCTTGGGTGGCCAGTATCTCCTCCTTGGAGGCTACTGGTGGTATTGGGCTCATAGAGTTCATGAGTATTCCACTCAGGCCACGGACCTGAAGGAGGATGGATTCTGGGGAGGGAAATTAGGCCACAGTCAAACACTGGTGAAATAACATCAGGGAAAGATGTACATTTCCTTTTGCCAGTCTGTTCTGCAAGGCTCACTCTGTCCCCCTCAACTCCAAACCCATCCTAAATAGTAGCTCAGCTGTAGGTTCTTCTAAAATGCCAACGTTAATTGCTAGGGCTAAGTTCTTAACTAAACATCCTTAGAAAAACAACAGCACTGATTTAGGacacaagaaaataaacaatcaGGTCTAAGAGACTGGCTCCCTTCTCCCACCATCTTGTCAATATTGATTAACACCTAATAATCTCCTCAGGGACAGCATCCTGCCATCATCCAAGGCTGCCCATGCCAACAGTGCTATTTAAACCAGAAAGAATTACCCGGTTTCAgaaattgtttaattttttccaaatCCTCAGCCTTAAAGCCAGGAGCTTTGCTACCCCTCTTATCTTACAGAGCTAAATGCTTCCACCACAGCAGCAACTGACCTCTTTCCCATGTTGCTGCTATCCTGCAGTTTCTAGCCAACATCCTTTTACTCAGAGAAGGATACTTCCCAGACATTAACCGGCATATATGTATCAGGTTTTCAAACAGCATTGGGctgtaaaacaagaaaagaaacagttaCATAAAAATGAGATCATAATAGCAGGCAGACGCTTCTGGGGCACAAATGCAGTAAAATTACTGTATGTAAAACATACAATGGCATAGCACTCCCAAACAGTTAACAGAGATTGCAGATTGGTATCACACACACCAGGCCTGTTTCAAGTTGGCAGAGGTAATGcttacaattattttaaaaactgatacTCTGCATCAGCTAGTAGATCTTGAGTTGAAACAGAGACATTGGCCTGAAAGAAGCTTTGATCCAGCGTATATTTATGTCAGTGCTACTGCCAATAATCAGaattgggttttatttgttgctttggttgctgctttttttgtttgacaATCTGATGAAGAGGGTCTTGCACAGCAGGCCCTCTTTCTACAGAAGAGCTCAGTATGAATTGTCTCTGTAGAGTTTAAAACCTCCTCTACAGCTGAGGACTCACCAATATCGTTccctcctgggagcagcctctgccgTGTCCCAGAGCCGCGCGTGGGACACCATGTGTTTCgccctctcctccagctcctggagcccaAGAGCCGCGTTATCCATAATGCCCTGCACGGCTGGGGGCAAACCTTCCACGAGCTTCGTCTTGGTGAGCCACTGCGCCTGCCGCACTCCTGGAAACACAACCCAGAGCGATCTATCTATCGCAAGTGACAGTGGTGATGCTCCAGgcccccttccaacccaagccattccctATGTGACCGAGGCTGCCGGGCAGCTcatggggctgggcaggctctCCACAGCCCGTGTTTTACACTCAGTGCGAGGAGAACCcttggcaggaggagcagggcgaGTGCTTGGGCAGGGGACAGCGCGGGGTGTCGGGTACCTTCCAGCATGCGGACACCCTGATGGCAGATGTAGCACCCGCGCTCCTTGTACAGCGGCATCTCCTCGTAGCGCGGCCCCGGCGAGTGCCAGGGGTCGCGCCAGCCGCGCTCCCAGGGCGGGAAGCGCGGCCGGGCCAGGCCGGGCACGTAGTGCAGCCGCTCCGCGTACGTGACGGTGTCCAGCTCCACCTGCTCCCGCACCGGCCGCGGCTCCGCCATCTCCGCCAGCACCTCCGGCGGCGGCCCGCGCACGGTCCAGGGCGTGCGCGGAAGCGGCGCGCGgtggcggggccgccccgcgcgGGTGACAATGCCGCGGGCGAGGCCCCGCGTTGCCACTGCCGCAGCCGCCACCCCCGCCCGCCTCAGCGCCTTCGGCCCCGCCGCCATCGCcgccatcctcctcctcccgccgccgcctcagcgcccgcccgccgccatcttggcgaGGGTTCGTCCCCCACCGTCACCTGCGGTGACtgacggcggcggcggccaatGGCGGGCAGGCGCGCCCCGCGGTAAGGGAGGGTCGGCAAATTGCCTGGCGGGTGAGGGCAGGCGCTGGGTGGGTGAGCGAGCGGGGAGAGGCCCCTCCTCACCTGTGGGGCGGGGGGCACTTCAGAGACCGTTTCTGGGCGGGAGCCGGCGGGACCCGCTTGGGTGTCTCGGGGTTGGGGCCGCTCTCCCCCGGGCCGGCCTGTCCGAGCCCCCGGGCGCGCACAGTAAGTGCTCGAAACTCTGTAAATCTGCGCAGCCCCGAGCCCGGGCGTCTCGGCCTTACTCCCGG contains the following coding sequences:
- the MRPL37 gene encoding large ribosomal subunit protein mL37, with the translated sequence MAAMAAGPKALRRAGVAAAAVATRGLARGIVTRAGRPRHRAPLPRTPWTVRGPPPEVLAEMAEPRPVREQVELDTVTYAERLHYVPGLARPRFPPWERGWRDPWHSPGPRYEEMPLYKERGCYICHQGVRMLEGVRQAQWLTKTKLVEGLPPAVQGIMDNAALGLQELEERAKHMVSHARLWDTAEAAPRRERYCPMLFENLIHICRLMSGKYPSLSKRMLARNCRIAATWERESILLQVRGLSGILMNSMSPIPPVASKEEILATQEHVLETFYPIAPTIDLQEVNVYKELNDTGFRDGYPYSHLHTLFFLESANVRTDRFRPEQLRAKMLMFAFGNALAKAKALHGNDPKVLEQPIVVQSIGTDGQLFQFMVFQLNTTDLVSNDGVKNLVWIDSDQNLYERAQCVPEIKKGVVTKPAGISGFQPDTFKKFLALYLHGTV